In Conger conger chromosome 5, fConCon1.1, whole genome shotgun sequence, the DNA window CCAACCTTTAGTGAGATGAGGGACCTTGTGTGGTTTTATGCTGTCTTGAGGTCCCCATAAAATTGAAAAACAGATGGTCATTTCAAAATGGCCATAGTTGGATTTTACCCCAGGGATAGTTATTCTTGATACATAGCCTAtgtgtattcatttttgtaaCACTGTGAAATAACTAATTGGCTAGTAAATTGTACTTGAATGTGCAAATATTGATGTCTTCAACATTTAAATTAACGAATGTGAATAAACAATCTCTAATAAATGATCTCAAAAATGACGAACATTCCTTCACATTACCACAGTGAGACGCCTCCCAACTTGTGACGCTGACATATAATTGAAGGGGTATTCATGAATAATGCCATacgtaagaaaaaaaaaaaatatatatatatatcttttctttttcttatatatatatgtgtgtgtgtgtgtgtgtgggtgtgtgtgtgtatatatagcagTTTGATTTTCTATTAACAGATACGTTTTCTTCGCGcagccaaatgtcagaaagtcATCCACCTAAGAATTCTCACGGAACTTTTTATTGCGGTAATAAAGGTAAGTAGCTACCGTGGAGAGGGGGAAACTATTGACGGGGGCACAGTGCGCATTTCCGGCCAGCTCAGCGCGTCAGTGTTGTCAATCCAGAGCAGAGGTTTCGCTTGAGCAGTCGGCTTGGCTAAAGTTTTCGTGCTTGTCTATCTACTAGATAGAAAACTGTCACCCCAAAATGGTTTTGCTGACGATGATTGCCAGAATAGCGGACGGACTGCCGCTTGCAGCCTCAATGCAAGAAGATGAACAGGTTTGAATaacttgtttaaaataaatatgttttagcTAGCAAATAAATAGTAACTAACTTTCAGTTACCGTAATATGTATCGACCACAATCGAGAATATATCTCAATACAACTcagtgctagctagctagaccaGATTTTGCCCTCAGAGCAGCAGTTTAATACGATGCTTTCTGGTTGCTTATTGTACAATATTGCCGACATAGCTTATTAGCTTGCTAAAGTATATAGACGTGTCTTACACCGCGGGTCATCTGGTATGAAAATTATTGTTGGAATAGATAACGCTATCTATCTAGCTGTATGAGTTTCCTACCATAGCAGCATACGTGTAAACACCAAACGGAAAAAAATAAACGGTAAAATTGACTAAATGGAATAACAAGTAATTAAAAACTGCACAATTCTATAGACCAGTGTTGAGTATCTGGGAACATTACTCTACGGTCCTTGGTCTTAAGATATGTTAAGGTGTGTCCCTGGGTCAAAAGCCAATCAgaagattgagagagagggaaatgaaACCGCCCCATATACCTCATTCAGTGTATTTTGATACCACCCATTAGTTATATACTCATAACTTTCGGCCAAAACAATCtgtttttttgtggggttttttgtgTCTTGCATGATGACTATAGACTTTCCTTTTTATGATGGATGAAAGCAAACAGGATATTCAAAAGTATCTTTTGTTGACTTTATTCTTTAAAACCTATTGAGGctattcctgtttttttttttgtccgttTGTGTGATGTAATGGTGCATGGCGCATGGAGCTTGTGTAAATGCCAACGTGTCGTTTGTTTAGTCAGGGAGAGACCTTCAGCAGTACCAGAGTCAAGCAAAGCAGCTGTTCCGTAAACTCAATGAGCAGAGCCCCAACCGCTGCACACTGGAGGCTGGATCCATGGCCTTTCAGTGAGTATAGGATTGTGCCACACAACGCACCCAGTGTCTTAAAATGAGTAAAGCGCTTGTGAAATGGTGTGGAGTGCACTGAGGgctacatatactgtatgtgcaagcTCTTACCCAcaagcaaccccccccccagcttaATTACTACATTTGACTGTCCATTTGCATTGACCACTATGAATTTCCCAAAATGTGCTGTACTTCAATAGCTTGATCGTTTGGATTCATATCATACCCCGCCCCTGACTTAACACTAGATTATGATGGTGGTTAACACTTATGAAAACTGTCTGGCAGACCATAACCCCTGTATGCACTGACAAGAATACTCATGCTTTTCTCAACAGTAAGAGTGTTGTCCAGCACAGCAGCGCTGAATGTCCTGTGTACTGGTTTCTCACTCAGCTATGCGTTAAGAGTACGGAGTTTGCTACCTGGTGCTGTGCGAGATTGGGTAAGAGCGTTGTCCAGCACAGCAGCACTGAATGTCTCGTGTACTGGTTTCTCACTCAGCTATGCGTTAGAGTACGGTGTTTGCTACCTGGTGCTGTGTGAGATTGGGTTCCCAAAGAAGCTGGCCTTCGCCTACCTGGAGGACCTGCAGGCCGAGTTCCACGAACAGTACGGGAAGAAGGTTCCTTCAGTGTCCCGGCCGTACTCCTTCATTGAGTTCGGTGAGATTGCCCCATCATTCCTTTGACATATGCCTCATTGTTCCTTTAACATATGCCCCATCGTTCCTTTAACAAATGCCCCATCGTTCCTTTAACAAATTCCCCATTGTTCCTTTAACAAATGCCCCATCGCTCCTTTAACAAATGCCCCATCGCTTGAAATGGTGAAAACGTGTTTGAAGAGAGGGCAATCAATTGCATTTACGGTCCTGCTGTCCGGGTCCTGACCCCGCCCTTCCTCCACATTTCGCAGACACCTACATGCAGAAGACAAAGAAGTCGTACATCGACAGCAGGGCACGGAGGAACCTGGGCAGCATCAACACAGAACTGCAGGATGTGCAGAGGATCATGGTGGCCAATATTGAGGAAGTGCTCCAGCGAGGCGAAGCCTTGTCTGGTAAAAAAGACCTATGCCTTTTCTCCTGAGCATGCTGTCCTGAACtaatgctatttattttaattgagaattcatttcatttgtagTAGTGACCTGGTCGAGATGAGCTATGTTCAAATTGGTGCACAACTCAACAGTGTGCCGTTTCATACACAGCTGTAGATATGGGGGAATGGAAGGGACTGCACAGTCAATCACGTACCAGTGAAGACGATTAAATTGAGTTTATCAGCTCAATAGTTTTTCTTTGAATGGGAACCAATGGGACTGAAACTTTTCACGAGTAAGCTATTTTTCTCAAACTAAATGagctatataaaaaataatgtacttCTTTAGGCCAAGAACATATTCTGATCAAAAAAATGAGAGGCAGTAAGTTATGTGAAATCGTATCACGATACCTTGAATACATGGTGCTTCCTCATGCATAGTTTTGAAGCAGGTTTGACATCTTTTCTGGAAACTGCTGATGCGGATAGAATGTCAATAGACAATAGTTCATGCTGTCCTTTTTTTGCATGAAAAACACACATCCTAGATTCCCAACACGCTCCCGTGATCATTTCTTTACTTAACATTCTTCTCAAGtatgtaaatatttatacatCAGAAAGTTTGACGCATGCTGTACTATAACGTAGCTCATTCTCCATTGGCTTACAACACAATTCTTTCAATAATTCTCATAGGTCCTTTGATGACCACAGCAAATTACAATTAATGCTCGACGTGTGCTCACAGTGGACGTGTCCTCTGCTTTCTGCCTTTCCCAGCTCTGGACTCCAAGGCCAGCAACCTGTCCAGCATCTCCAAGAAATACCGCAGTGACGCCAAGTACCTCAACACTCGCTCCGCCTACGCCAAAGTGGCTGCGGGGGCCGTGTTCTTCCTCACGCTCATCGTCTACGTGCGCTTCTGGTGGCTTTGAGAGGGACGGAGGGATGACTGAAGGACAAACTGATGAAAGTGAacgcagggagggaggaagagtgcAAACATATGCAAATGACAGCCAGAGGTTTCCTGTTGTTCAGATATAGTCACTGTTACTTTTATTAACAGTTACACGGAAGGTCTTAGCAGCGAGTTGAATAAACATGGGTGTCGTTTAATGGCCATACAGGCATAAACCATTGCGTTCTCTGATGGTTTTCCAAAGCAGTGTAGTAGGTTTAAAGGTACTGCATTTATCCGCAGGGCTGGGCAAACCCACACCCACATTGTATAATGGCATCATCCATATAGGCACCTTTAACCTAGCCCTGCTGGAATGCTTAATGGACTATTCCAGTTCCCAATTAATATGGGTGAATGGGTTAAACATTTTGGCTTGACAATTCACCCTTTGTGACAGTCCAACAGCGGAGTTCTTTGCAGTCATCTTCTGTCTATGGATATACTGGACCCTGTATACAGGATTATTAATGTACATGACACTGGGAAATAATTATGTGGACTTTAATAAGAAATCGCATAAAAACTCCCATATACAAACAACTGAACACTTAATTcctgcctaataaagtgaactTTTTTTCAGTGTGGACCCAAGGAATCTTCTTACAAAATACAAGCAGGAACATACATTAATGTACACCAGTTCTTAgtcatgcgcgcacacacagtctTGTTCTCAATTATTGCGGTGTCCTTGGAATATGGACCGAACGACAAGTCCctccacacacatctacaccaCAAGGTCAAAGTCATCCCTCTGAAAAGGCAAGACAGACAGGTGTTAAGACCTCAATCGCATTCACGTGCACGTTTGTCAAATCACTCATTCTGCGACTATTGTTGCTGGTTAAAATTCATGCATTTGCGAGTTGATCACCTGCCATAAACTGGATCTGAATGTACGGTCCTGACATCAGCTCAGAAATATGCAGCTGAAAATCTCATCTGCCTTACCAGTCGCCAAACGCATTTCCTTACACTTCAATGGACTCTGGACTTTATCCTGGCACTAGCAACATTTAGTACAGCGGTCTCCTTATCCATCAGTCGGTCAGAATGACAACCTTACCTCTTCATTGTAATTCATCACATGCTGTTTGATCTTGGAGGAGTCAACCCAGGTCACAAAGTCCTCCATATTTCTGAAAGATACAGATACAACCTTGACCAGGCAACACCTGACAGTGGCATGCTGTTCTACCACTCACCAGTAGAGGGAGTACGTTTTCAACTAATGAGATAAACTGACGAAACGGGCTTCTGTGAAGTACTCTGTCAGGTGAGacaagagaaatgtgtttggtgagGGGATCATatcacatgtatatacacatatggTGGTGTGACAGTGGAACCAGACTTGTAACCagaatattttcagttttaaaacCTGAATTGGATTCAGTTGTAGCAAATCTTAGGAAAATAATAAAGCCAAGACCAAGCTCTTTCTgcagcaaacaggaagtgggcattGGAGAAAAGAGAAGTTGCACAAAGGGGCGGAGCCAATTCCTCACCACAGGGCACAACGCTGACCTTTTGTCACCCCGCAGAAAACACGCACGACGAGCGAGACAGGAAATGACGGTCAGAGAGGTGCAAGGACACGTTTAggcacacgggggggggggggggggggggatggacgGTCAGGAGGACCAACTCAACCGACTGACCTGGTGACTAGGAAAGCCGGGTCTGTGATTATCTCCGGTCCGACTCGTACATCTGGGACACGGTCAAGGACAAACCCCTCCTGGAGGTGTCGAACGCAAAGCTCAGTGTGGATCTGCAAGATCACTTCCCTCAAGCCCGTCCCACACCTACAGCGCGTCTCCGTTTCAGGGAAGTCGAGCTGCTTAATCATACCCTGCTTCTGCTATCGCGGAGCCGGAGCCGGATGCCACGGCGTCCGCTGCACAAGCAGACGCCCAGAACTCGCCCGGGAAGCCAGCAGAGCCTCTTCCGCTGCGTGCCACTGTGGTCAGACGCCGCGGCTGCCAGTCTGCCGGAGATTGCGCCAGTCTTTTTCGCGTCTTCGGAGACGTGAGCGGTGTAGAAAGACGTTGGCTTTCGGTGAACTCCGTTTCACCCGCACGTTTCCA includes these proteins:
- the LOC133129499 gene encoding vesicle-trafficking protein SEC22b-B-like isoform X3, which produces MNNAIPKCQKVIHLRILTELFIAVIKIENCHPKMVLLTMIARIADGLPLAASMQEDEQSGRDLQQYQSQAKQLFRKLNEQSPNRCTLEAGSMAFHYALEYGVCYLVLCEIGFPKKLAFAYLEDLQAEFHEQYGKKVPSVSRPYSFIEFDTYMQKTKKSYIDSRARRNLGSINTELQDVQRIMVANIEEVLQRGEALSALDSKASNLSSISKKYRSDAKYLNTRSAYAKVAAGAVFFLTLIVYVRFWWL
- the LOC133129499 gene encoding vesicle-trafficking protein SEC22b-B-like isoform X1, producing the protein MTNVISQQQHPHPAKCQKVIHLRILTELFIAVIKIENCHPKMVLLTMIARIADGLPLAASMQEDEQSGRDLQQYQSQAKQLFRKLNEQSPNRCTLEAGSMAFHYALEYGVCYLVLCEIGFPKKLAFAYLEDLQAEFHEQYGKKVPSVSRPYSFIEFDTYMQKTKKSYIDSRARRNLGSINTELQDVQRIMVANIEEVLQRGEALSALDSKASNLSSISKKYRSDAKYLNTRSAYAKVAAGAVFFLTLIVYVRFWWL
- the LOC133129499 gene encoding vesicle-trafficking protein SEC22b-B-like isoform X2, producing the protein MPYIRFLRAAKCQKVIHLRILTELFIAVIKIENCHPKMVLLTMIARIADGLPLAASMQEDEQSGRDLQQYQSQAKQLFRKLNEQSPNRCTLEAGSMAFHYALEYGVCYLVLCEIGFPKKLAFAYLEDLQAEFHEQYGKKVPSVSRPYSFIEFDTYMQKTKKSYIDSRARRNLGSINTELQDVQRIMVANIEEVLQRGEALSALDSKASNLSSISKKYRSDAKYLNTRSAYAKVAAGAVFFLTLIVYVRFWWL